One genomic region from Rosa rugosa chromosome 1, drRosRugo1.1, whole genome shotgun sequence encodes:
- the LOC133726088 gene encoding G-type lectin S-receptor-like serine/threonine-protein kinase At4g03230: MSPEYGLYGQFSEKSDVFSYGVLLLEIVSGKRSASFYHVEQAVTLAGWAWELWKEGKGMEVIDASIRETCRPHEALRCIHVGFLCLQQSPADRPTMSSVIHMLQASDATSLPPSEEPAFSTDIRNSSARGSSSETSTRFSNNEVNISLPEAR, translated from the exons ATGTCACCTGAATATGGACTTTACGGCCAATTTTCTGAGAAGTCAGATGTATTTAGCTATGGGGTGTTGTTGCTAGAGATTGTGAGTGGAAAGAGGAGTGCTAGTTTTTACCATGTTGAACAAGCAGTCACTCTTGCTGGATGG GCATGGGAATTATGGAAAGAAGGTAAAGGAATGGAGGTGATTGATGCATCCATAAGGGAAACATGTCGGCCTCATGAAGCTTTAAGGTGTATCCATGTTGGTTTCTTGTGTCTTCAACAATCTCCTGCTGATCGACCGACTATGTCTTCGGTAATTCATATGCTGCAAGCCAGTGATGCAACATCACTTCCACCCTCCGAAGAACCTGCTTTTTCTACTGATATTAGGAATTCTAGTGCCCGTGGTTCTTCCTCTGAAACATCTACCAGATTTTCCAACAATGAAGTCAACATTAGCTTGCCAGAAGCTCGGTAG
- the LOC133732822 gene encoding protein FAR1-RELATED SEQUENCE 5-like: MMGDPSLQDLNVNDAAAEPKLQLGQEFESIEEAYYFYNEIYAKTVGFSVRMGSTKRSKVTGEITWKQFLCSKEGKTYETYENSKRQHSSTMEERNCGIKRTGCKARLNIVFNKASKKWCISDFEEAHTHELTTPKRVHLLPSHRKLTKAKKCLMEKLSSVNVRTSQQFKIMETVAGGIQNVGCIARDLRNFERDSREELKGHDATMLLEYLESEKEKKSSFCFEVDRDEENRLNRCFWADPTSRKAYYFFNDVVVFDTTYNTNKYRMIFAPITGVNHHGQTIVFGCGLLSDEKTESFIWLLEQWLKAMPSGPPKNVQQIHGPFLVVVPFSTLSNWAKEFRKWLPDLNVVVYVGTRASREAKVSPKVQVFAWGCCSQESYTCEVNSKALLFDFGHLKERGS; this comes from the exons ATGATGGGTGATCCATCGTTACAAGACCTGAATGTGAATGATGCTGCAGCTGAACCAAAACTTCAGCTTGGTCAAGAATTCGAATCAATAGAGGAGGCATATTACTTTTACAATGAGATATATGCAAAGACAGTTGGTTTTAGTGTGAGAATGGGTTCAACTAAGAGAAGTAAGGTGACTGGAGAGATTACTTGGAAACAATTTTTATGTTCCAAGGAAGGAAAAACATATGAGACTTATGAGAACTCAAAACGGCAACATTCATCAACCATGGAAGAAAGGAATTGTGGAATAAAGCGTACGGGTTGTAAGGCAAGGTTGAACATCGTCTTTAACAAGGCAAGCAAAAAATGGTGTATAAGTGATTTCGAGGAGGCTCACACACATGAACTTACAACTCCCAAAAGAGTACATTTATTACCATCACACCGCAAGCTTACAAAGGCAAAGAAGTGTCTTATGGAAAAGCTAAGTAGTGTTAATGTTCGAACAAGTCAGCAATTCAAAATAATGGAGACTGTGGCAGGTGGTATACAAAATGTTGGATGTATTGCCAGAGATTTGAGAAACTTTGAAAGAGATTCAAGGGAAGAACTGAAGGGACATGATGCAACTATGCTACTTGAGTATTTAGAgtcagaaaaggaaaagaagtctTCCTTTTGTTTTGAAGTTGACAGAGATGAAGAAAATAGGTTGAATCGTTGCTTTTGGGCTGATCCCACCTCAAGAAAagcatattatttttttaacgaTGTTGTTGTGTTTGATACCACGTACAACACAAACAAATATCGCATGATCTTTGCTCCAATCACAGGCGTCAACCATCATGGCCAAACAATTGTATTTGGTTGTGGACTTTTAAGTGATGAGAAAACAGAGTCTTTTATTTGGTTACTTGAACAATGGCTGAAAGCTATGCCTAGTGGTCCACCGAAA AATGTTCAACAGATCCATGGGCCATTTCTCGTTGTTGTACCATTTTCTACTTTGTCAAATTGGGCAAAAGAATTTAGGAAATGGCTTCCTGATCTGAATGTTGTAGTGTATGTTGGTACCCGTGCAAGCCGAGAG GCTAAAGTGTCTCCTAAGGTACAAGTTTTTGCTTGGGGCTGTTGCTCACAGGAGAGTTATACTTGTGAGGTCAATAGCAAAGCCCTTCTGTTTGACTTTGGCCACTTGAAAGAAAGAGGCAGTTGA
- the LOC133726087 gene encoding G-type lectin S-receptor-like serine/threonine-protein kinase B120 isoform X1: MGTKTNPNFMVLVLFLCLYQNTGISLAANTITTNQSLFGDQTIVSAGGDFELGFFRPDNFSNYCIGIWYYKQVVLSEKTIVWVANREQPVSDRFASVLRISDGNLVLFNESRSEVWSTRVTSTTTTSSSGTSIHAVLLDNGNLVLRDGSDSQLLWQSFDHQAQTSLPGSTFGLDTIAKQTPILTSWKNSRRISLQCGNTDKFREMSSMSLPEGKELEYARSIVQCESACINNCSCTAYAYVNSDCSIWSGDLLNLQQLTADDGNGATLYLRLAASEFKNPKSDTGGKRSLVIALLSATAALLITIFGFFLWKKTLGNRRKSGETMSNVNIGGKNDIELPLFGLRSILAATNNFSEANKLGEGGFGPVYKIFLPLQGILTENTEVAIKRLSKKSGQGHQEFMNELKVIVKLQHINLVRLLGCCLEDREMILIYEYMPNRSLDTFLFDPSEKTKLNWSKRFQIIEGIAQGVLYIHKYSRLKIIHRDLKASNVLLDEDLNPKISDFGMAKIIEINQKEANTNRVVGTYGYMSPEYARYGHFSVKLDVFSFGVLLLEIVSGKRNASFYHDEQSVVTLAGWAWQLWKEGKGMEVIDASVRETCEPHEALRCIHVGFLCVQEAPVDRPTMSSVIDMLQGGEATFLPPSKPPAFSTHRKSDAVVSSSQTPTRFSNNAITISIPEGR; this comes from the exons ATGGGTaccaaaacaaacccaaatttcatGGTTTTGGTTCTTTTCTTGTGCCTATATCAAAATACCGGTATTTCCCTTGCAGCTAACACCATCACCACAAACCAATCTCTTTTTGGTGATCAAACCATTGTCTCTGCTGGTGGAGATTTTGAACTGGGTTTCTTTAGACCAGATAACTTCTCAAACTACTGCATAGGCATATGGTACTACAAGCAAGTAGTGCTATCTGAGAAAACCATAGTCTGGGTGGCAAATAGGGAGCAACCAGTTTCTGATAGATTTGCCTCAGTGTTGAGGATTTCAGACGGTAATTTGGTTCTCTTTAATGAGTCCCGTAGTGAAGTTTGGTCCACAAGAGTGacatccaccaccaccaccagcagCTCAGGTACTTCTATACATGCAGTTCTTTTAGATAATGGAAACCTTGTCTTAAGAGATGGGTCTGACTCCCAGCTTTTATGGCAAAGTTTTGATCATCAAGCCCAGACTTCTCTACCAGGAAGTACATTTGGACTCGACACTATTGCCAAACAAACCCCAATTCTCACTTCATGGAAGAATTCAAGAAGAATCAGTCTGCAGTGTGGGAATACCGACAAGTTTCGTGAGATGTCTAGTATGTCACTGCCTGAAGGAAAGGAATTAGAATATGCTAGGAGTATTGTGCAATGTGAATCAGCGTGCATAAATAACTGCTCTTGTACTGCTTATGCTTACGTCAACAGTGACTGTTCAATTTGGAGTGGAGACCTCTTAAATCTGCAACAACTCACAGCAGATGACGGTAATGGAGCAACTTTGTACCTCAGGCTTGCAGCTTCCGAGTTTAAGAATCCCAAAAGTGATACTGGTGGTAAGCGGTCCCTTGTAATTGCATTACTCTCAGCAACAGCAGCATTGCTTATAacaatatttggttttttcttATGGAAGAAAACCTTGGGAAATAGAAG GAAGTCTGGAGAAACTATGAGTAATGTTAACATTGGTGGAAAGAATGATATTGAACTCCCACTCTTTGGTTTAAGGAGCATATTAGCAGCTACAAACAACTTTTCTGAAGCTAATAAACTCGGAGAGGGAGGATTTGGCCCTGTGTATAAG ATTTTTCTTCCTTTACAGGGGATTTTAACCGAAAACACAGAAGTAGCCATCAAAAGGCTGTCGAAGAAATCCGGGCAAGGACATCAGGAATTCATGAATGAGTTAAAAGTTATAGTCAAACTACAACACATCAATCTTGTTAGGCTCTTGGGCTGTTGTCTTGAAGACAGGGAAATGATATTAATCTATGAGTACATGCCTAATCGAAGTTTGGACACATTTTTGTTTG ATCCATCTGAAAAGACGAAACTTAATTGGAGTAAACGCTTTCAAATTATAGAAGGTATTGCTCAAGGAGTGCTTTATATCCATAAGTACTCCAGATTGAAAATCATTCATAGAGACCTAAAAGCAAGTAATGTTCTGTTGGACGAAGATTTGAACCCCAAAATTTCAGACTTTGGAATGGCAAAGATTATTGAGATAAATCAGAAGGAAGCAAATACCAACAGGGTTGTTGGGACATA TGGCTACATGTCACCTGAGTATGCACGTTATGGTCACTTCTCTGTGAAACTGGATGTATTCAGCTTTGGAGTCCTGTTGTTAGAGATTGTAAGTGGAAAGAGGAATGCTTCTTTTTATCATGATGAACAATCAGTAGTAACACTTGCTGGTTGG GCATGGCAATTGTGGaaagaaggaaaaggaatggaAGTGATTGATGCATCAGTAAGGGAAACATGCGAGCCTCATGAAGCTTTACGGTGTATCCATGTAGGCTTCTTGTGTGTTCAAGAAGCTCCAGTTGATCGGCCAACAATGTCTTCTGTAATTGATATGTTGCAGGGCGGTGAAGCAACATTTCTTCCACCCTCCAAACCTCCTGCATTTTCAACACATAGGAAGTCTGATGctgttgtttcttcttctcaaaCACCTACTAGATTTTCCAACAATGCAATTACCATTAGTATCCCAGAAGGTcgatag
- the LOC133726087 gene encoding G-type lectin S-receptor-like serine/threonine-protein kinase B120 isoform X2 encodes MGTKTNPNFMVLVLFLCLYQNTGISLAANTITTNQSLFGDQTIVSAGGDFELGFFRPDNFSNYCIGIWYYKQVVLSEKTIVWVANREQPVSDRFASVLRISDGNLVLFNESRSEVWSTRVTSTTTTSSSGTSIHAVLLDNGNLVLRDGSDSQLLWQSFDHQAQTSLPGSTFGLDTIAKQTPILTSWKNSRRISLQCGNTDKFREMSSMSLPEGKELEYARSIVQCESACINNCSCTAYAYVNSDCSIWSGDLLNLQQLTADDGNGATLYLRLAASEFKNPKSDTGGKRSLVIALLSATAALLITIFGFFLWKKTLGNRRKSGETMSNVNIGGKNDIELPLFGLRSILAATNNFSEANKLGEGGFGPVYKGILTENTEVAIKRLSKKSGQGHQEFMNELKVIVKLQHINLVRLLGCCLEDREMILIYEYMPNRSLDTFLFDPSEKTKLNWSKRFQIIEGIAQGVLYIHKYSRLKIIHRDLKASNVLLDEDLNPKISDFGMAKIIEINQKEANTNRVVGTYGYMSPEYARYGHFSVKLDVFSFGVLLLEIVSGKRNASFYHDEQSVVTLAGWAWQLWKEGKGMEVIDASVRETCEPHEALRCIHVGFLCVQEAPVDRPTMSSVIDMLQGGEATFLPPSKPPAFSTHRKSDAVVSSSQTPTRFSNNAITISIPEGR; translated from the exons ATGGGTaccaaaacaaacccaaatttcatGGTTTTGGTTCTTTTCTTGTGCCTATATCAAAATACCGGTATTTCCCTTGCAGCTAACACCATCACCACAAACCAATCTCTTTTTGGTGATCAAACCATTGTCTCTGCTGGTGGAGATTTTGAACTGGGTTTCTTTAGACCAGATAACTTCTCAAACTACTGCATAGGCATATGGTACTACAAGCAAGTAGTGCTATCTGAGAAAACCATAGTCTGGGTGGCAAATAGGGAGCAACCAGTTTCTGATAGATTTGCCTCAGTGTTGAGGATTTCAGACGGTAATTTGGTTCTCTTTAATGAGTCCCGTAGTGAAGTTTGGTCCACAAGAGTGacatccaccaccaccaccagcagCTCAGGTACTTCTATACATGCAGTTCTTTTAGATAATGGAAACCTTGTCTTAAGAGATGGGTCTGACTCCCAGCTTTTATGGCAAAGTTTTGATCATCAAGCCCAGACTTCTCTACCAGGAAGTACATTTGGACTCGACACTATTGCCAAACAAACCCCAATTCTCACTTCATGGAAGAATTCAAGAAGAATCAGTCTGCAGTGTGGGAATACCGACAAGTTTCGTGAGATGTCTAGTATGTCACTGCCTGAAGGAAAGGAATTAGAATATGCTAGGAGTATTGTGCAATGTGAATCAGCGTGCATAAATAACTGCTCTTGTACTGCTTATGCTTACGTCAACAGTGACTGTTCAATTTGGAGTGGAGACCTCTTAAATCTGCAACAACTCACAGCAGATGACGGTAATGGAGCAACTTTGTACCTCAGGCTTGCAGCTTCCGAGTTTAAGAATCCCAAAAGTGATACTGGTGGTAAGCGGTCCCTTGTAATTGCATTACTCTCAGCAACAGCAGCATTGCTTATAacaatatttggttttttcttATGGAAGAAAACCTTGGGAAATAGAAG GAAGTCTGGAGAAACTATGAGTAATGTTAACATTGGTGGAAAGAATGATATTGAACTCCCACTCTTTGGTTTAAGGAGCATATTAGCAGCTACAAACAACTTTTCTGAAGCTAATAAACTCGGAGAGGGAGGATTTGGCCCTGTGTATAAG GGGATTTTAACCGAAAACACAGAAGTAGCCATCAAAAGGCTGTCGAAGAAATCCGGGCAAGGACATCAGGAATTCATGAATGAGTTAAAAGTTATAGTCAAACTACAACACATCAATCTTGTTAGGCTCTTGGGCTGTTGTCTTGAAGACAGGGAAATGATATTAATCTATGAGTACATGCCTAATCGAAGTTTGGACACATTTTTGTTTG ATCCATCTGAAAAGACGAAACTTAATTGGAGTAAACGCTTTCAAATTATAGAAGGTATTGCTCAAGGAGTGCTTTATATCCATAAGTACTCCAGATTGAAAATCATTCATAGAGACCTAAAAGCAAGTAATGTTCTGTTGGACGAAGATTTGAACCCCAAAATTTCAGACTTTGGAATGGCAAAGATTATTGAGATAAATCAGAAGGAAGCAAATACCAACAGGGTTGTTGGGACATA TGGCTACATGTCACCTGAGTATGCACGTTATGGTCACTTCTCTGTGAAACTGGATGTATTCAGCTTTGGAGTCCTGTTGTTAGAGATTGTAAGTGGAAAGAGGAATGCTTCTTTTTATCATGATGAACAATCAGTAGTAACACTTGCTGGTTGG GCATGGCAATTGTGGaaagaaggaaaaggaatggaAGTGATTGATGCATCAGTAAGGGAAACATGCGAGCCTCATGAAGCTTTACGGTGTATCCATGTAGGCTTCTTGTGTGTTCAAGAAGCTCCAGTTGATCGGCCAACAATGTCTTCTGTAATTGATATGTTGCAGGGCGGTGAAGCAACATTTCTTCCACCCTCCAAACCTCCTGCATTTTCAACACATAGGAAGTCTGATGctgttgtttcttcttctcaaaCACCTACTAGATTTTCCAACAATGCAATTACCATTAGTATCCCAGAAGGTcgatag